The proteins below are encoded in one region of Pseudomonas sp. SCB32:
- a CDS encoding sigma-54 dependent transcriptional regulator — protein MLEAASNLRRLLVVDPCDDCRRLLPGLRAAGWEVDSCGLDLAGERSCDVGLLRLQPEHLDRPESIKELISRSGTEWIAVLSPDILPIHEVGDFVSEWFFDFHTLPFDVARVQVTLGRAFGMARLRGRGSVHSEEGQHELLGESREVRELRKLLAKFAPTESPVLIRGESGTGKELVARTLHRLSRRSVRPFVAINCGSIPENLIQSELFGHEKGAFTGAHQRKIGRFEQANGGTLFLDEVGDLPLELQANLLRVLQEKQFERVGGSQPIDVDVRVLAATHIDLEAAIRAGTFREDLYYRLNVLQVSTSPLRDRNGDMALLANHFAHLYSVETGRRPRRFSDDALAAMAEHNWPGNVRELANRVRRGLVLAEGRQIEARDLGLERQKGKPTHQPLVTLEEYKLGAERQAMCDALARHGDNLSVAARMLGISRPTFYRLLHKHQLR, from the coding sequence ATGCTTGAGGCGGCATCGAATCTTCGACGCTTGCTGGTAGTTGATCCTTGCGATGACTGTCGGCGGCTATTACCCGGACTCCGGGCGGCTGGATGGGAGGTGGACAGTTGCGGGCTGGATTTGGCCGGCGAGCGCAGCTGCGACGTCGGTCTGTTGCGCTTGCAGCCCGAGCACCTGGATCGTCCCGAGTCGATCAAGGAGCTCATCAGTCGCAGCGGCACTGAATGGATCGCGGTGCTGAGTCCCGACATATTGCCGATCCATGAGGTCGGCGATTTCGTCAGCGAGTGGTTCTTCGACTTCCACACCTTGCCGTTCGACGTGGCGCGGGTGCAGGTCACCCTGGGGCGCGCCTTCGGCATGGCGCGCCTGCGTGGGCGCGGCAGCGTGCATAGCGAGGAAGGGCAGCACGAGCTGCTGGGCGAGAGCCGCGAGGTTCGCGAGCTGCGCAAACTGCTGGCGAAGTTCGCGCCGACCGAATCCCCCGTGCTGATACGTGGCGAGAGCGGCACCGGCAAGGAACTGGTGGCGCGCACGCTGCACCGGCTATCGCGGCGCTCGGTGCGTCCGTTCGTGGCGATCAATTGCGGCTCGATCCCGGAAAACCTGATCCAGTCGGAGCTGTTCGGTCACGAGAAGGGCGCGTTCACCGGCGCGCACCAGCGCAAGATTGGTCGCTTCGAGCAGGCCAATGGCGGCACGCTGTTCCTCGACGAGGTAGGCGATCTGCCGTTGGAGCTGCAGGCCAACCTGTTGCGCGTGTTGCAGGAGAAGCAATTCGAGAGGGTCGGTGGCAGTCAGCCGATCGATGTCGACGTGCGGGTGCTGGCGGCCACCCATATCGATCTGGAGGCGGCGATTCGCGCGGGAACCTTCCGTGAGGACCTGTACTACCGCCTCAACGTCCTGCAGGTCTCGACCTCGCCGCTGCGCGACCGCAATGGCGACATGGCGCTGCTGGCCAATCACTTCGCCCACCTCTACAGCGTTGAGACCGGCCGCCGGCCACGGCGTTTTTCCGACGATGCCCTGGCGGCGATGGCGGAGCACAACTGGCCTGGCAACGTCCGCGAATTGGCCAATCGGGTGCGCCGGGGACTGGTGCTGGCCGAGGGGCGGCAGATCGAAGCACGCGACCTGGGTCTGGAGCGGCAGAAGGGCAAGCCCACGCACCAGCCGCTGGTGACCCTGGAGGAATACAAGCTCGGCGCCGAGCGCCAGGCGATGTGCGATGCCCTGGCGCGACACGGCGACAACCTTAGCGTGGCGGCGCGGATGCTGGGGATTTCGCGGCCGACGTTCTACCGGCTGCTGCACAAGCATCAGTTGCGATAG
- a CDS encoding dienelactone hydrolase family protein produces MAKRLLWILLLVTFSSGAWAVSGWNVGFHRLQVSDPLDLEPMKAIAFYPTRAPERPLHLGNFIVDVAYEGKTANGRFPLLVMSHGNYGTPLAQRDLIEALVRKGFVVVTLLHPGDNLHDHSRLGAVSNLYGRPLQVSETISAALLDPEVARIVDPRKIGVIGYSAGGETALILAGAQPSLDRLIKYCQKHPDDADACSDQGKLRADRSDLVPMADPRVGALLLLAPLSLMYGARELEDVQVPVLLYTGNQDHVLDWKKNAGALARKLPQQPDLRVLDGAGHFVFMSPCSEEELEATPDLCTDSQGLDRKAIHRDLAASAAQFFDVSLGSALMQTSGR; encoded by the coding sequence ATGGCGAAGCGTCTGTTGTGGATTCTATTGCTCGTTACCTTCAGTAGCGGAGCCTGGGCGGTGTCGGGCTGGAACGTGGGTTTTCATCGCCTGCAGGTAAGTGATCCGCTGGACCTGGAACCGATGAAGGCCATTGCCTTCTATCCAACGCGCGCCCCGGAGCGACCGCTGCACCTGGGCAATTTCATTGTTGATGTCGCCTATGAAGGCAAGACTGCCAACGGTCGCTTTCCGCTGCTGGTGATGTCCCATGGCAACTACGGCACACCCCTGGCGCAGCGTGACCTGATCGAGGCGCTAGTGCGCAAGGGGTTCGTCGTGGTGACGCTGCTGCATCCCGGCGACAACCTGCATGACCACAGCCGCCTGGGCGCCGTGAGCAACCTCTACGGCCGACCCTTGCAGGTCTCGGAAACCATCAGTGCGGCGCTGCTCGACCCTGAGGTCGCGCGGATTGTCGATCCGCGCAAGATCGGTGTGATCGGATACTCCGCGGGCGGTGAGACGGCGCTGATCCTCGCTGGCGCGCAGCCGAGCCTGGATCGGCTGATCAAGTACTGCCAGAAGCATCCGGATGACGCCGACGCCTGCAGCGACCAGGGCAAACTGCGCGCGGACCGCAGCGACCTGGTGCCGATGGCCGACCCCCGCGTCGGGGCCTTGTTGCTGCTGGCGCCGCTGAGTCTGATGTACGGCGCCCGCGAGCTGGAAGACGTGCAAGTGCCGGTGCTGCTCTATACCGGCAACCAGGATCATGTCCTGGACTGGAAGAAGAATGCCGGCGCGCTGGCGCGCAAGCTGCCGCAGCAGCCGGACCTGCGGGTGCTCGATGGCGCGGGGCACTTCGTGTTCATGTCGCCCTGTTCCGAAGAGGAGCTGGAGGCTACTCCGGACCTGTGTACGGACAGCCAGGGGCTGGATCGCAAAGCCATCCACCGTGATCTCGCGGCGTCGGCGGCGCAGTTCTTCGACGTCAGCCTGGGCAGTGCGCTGATGCAGACATCCGGGCGCTGA
- a CDS encoding FkbM family methyltransferase — MHLDELKNAVLHRWNLQQIHDVDFNGLPLLQRSPRTILDIGANLGQSIVSLRVLFPDAVIHSFEANPLLLPSLTEVSQALPGTNSVHGFGLSNIEGTFELNVPYSGETPYLEESSIKIDYYELPWVKEKFEERGGLSKLEKIECRIRKGDLLQLSPDIIKVDVEGAEALVLEGLRETIHKYHPTILVENSDWANVTQLLNSLGYLPRKYDPTTASIVPMDGPTTNTFYIHETSLA; from the coding sequence ATGCATCTTGACGAGCTTAAGAATGCTGTGCTGCATCGTTGGAATCTACAACAGATCCATGACGTCGACTTCAACGGTCTTCCCCTGCTCCAACGCAGCCCAAGAACGATACTGGACATCGGTGCCAACCTGGGACAAAGCATTGTCTCCCTTCGCGTCCTCTTCCCGGATGCAGTGATTCACTCGTTCGAAGCCAACCCTCTGCTACTGCCCAGCCTCACTGAAGTGTCACAAGCCCTTCCTGGCACCAATTCAGTTCATGGCTTTGGCTTGAGCAACATAGAAGGGACGTTCGAACTGAACGTGCCGTACTCCGGCGAGACGCCCTATCTAGAAGAGTCATCCATCAAGATCGATTACTACGAACTCCCTTGGGTAAAGGAGAAATTCGAAGAGCGCGGCGGACTTTCGAAGCTCGAGAAAATTGAATGTCGCATCAGAAAAGGAGACCTGTTGCAGCTCTCACCAGACATCATCAAGGTGGACGTGGAAGGTGCAGAGGCGCTGGTACTGGAAGGCCTTCGCGAGACGATCCACAAGTATCACCCCACCATTCTCGTGGAAAACTCGGACTGGGCGAATGTCACGCAGCTTCTGAATTCACTGGGCTACCTACCGAGGAAATACGATCCGACGACGGCATCCATAGTTCCCATGGACGGCCCCACCACCAATACCTTCTATATCCACGAAACATCGCTCGCTTAG
- a CDS encoding LysR substrate-binding domain-containing protein has translation MQDLNDLYYFAKVVESGGFAAAGRLLGLPKSRLSRRVAELEARLNVRLLQRTTRKLALTDLGERYYRHCQAMLVEAEMADEVAAQLSAEPRGRVRLTCPVALAETSLNEMLPGFLAAYPQVNLELVLTNRRVDLLNEGVDVALRVRAPGDEDLSLISRRLRPAMAALVAAPALLQGRQLSHPQDLASLPILGAIESDRKVHMKLLGPQGETCELALEARLAVEDFNLRKNVALAGLGVTVLPNYYCIEELADGRLVRVLPTWREPEANLQAVYPHRRGVLPAVRALLDYLEEEFSKDDSPL, from the coding sequence ATGCAGGACCTCAATGATCTCTACTATTTCGCCAAGGTGGTGGAGTCCGGAGGGTTCGCCGCCGCCGGCCGCCTGCTGGGGCTGCCGAAGTCACGCCTGTCGCGGCGCGTGGCTGAGCTGGAAGCGCGCCTGAACGTGCGCCTGCTGCAGCGCACCACGCGCAAACTGGCCCTCACCGACCTGGGCGAGCGCTACTACCGGCACTGCCAGGCGATGCTGGTGGAGGCGGAAATGGCCGATGAAGTGGCCGCCCAGCTCAGCGCGGAGCCACGCGGGCGGGTCCGGTTGACCTGCCCGGTCGCCCTGGCGGAGACCTCGCTGAACGAGATGCTGCCTGGATTCCTGGCGGCCTATCCGCAGGTGAATCTGGAGCTGGTACTGACCAACCGTCGCGTCGACCTGCTCAACGAGGGGGTGGATGTGGCCTTGCGCGTCCGCGCGCCGGGCGATGAGGATCTGTCGCTTATTTCGCGCCGACTGCGCCCGGCGATGGCGGCCCTGGTGGCGGCGCCTGCGCTCCTGCAGGGACGGCAGCTGAGCCACCCGCAGGACCTGGCCAGCCTGCCCATCCTCGGCGCCATCGAGAGCGACCGGAAGGTGCACATGAAACTGCTCGGACCGCAGGGGGAAACCTGCGAATTGGCGCTGGAGGCACGCCTGGCGGTGGAGGACTTCAACCTTCGCAAGAACGTTGCCCTCGCAGGGCTCGGCGTGACCGTGCTGCCGAACTACTACTGCATCGAGGAACTGGCGGATGGGCGCCTGGTGCGCGTGCTGCCGACGTGGCGCGAGCCCGAAGCCAACCTGCAGGCGGTCTACCCGCACCGGCGCGGCGTTCTGCCGGCGGTGCGGGCGTTGCTGGACTATCTGGAAGAAGAGTTCTCGAAGGACGACTCGCCGTTATGA
- a CDS encoding phospholipase D family protein gives MKILNAQNSLRQYLEQVSDKLITIVSASASETESLVETLVENGNKVDLLVGTINSFSSPEFIDFCVRDTDANVTLHVDFRAQNSVHWKLILVEPDVVILGSANFTEIGLSLTRDTCTVIQDAALYADYQARVAAIKAIDGVMLGEDNPAFDEALEEYRQSHRRMQASLARGAQYLDGESWLGDETNQSIPLFIWYSDHSDDSEEKAEAFLRASSDGVDWDDVREFFTYECAEGVLPYEEGDMVLTARCNGTHIGFYTFDRILYRNGTYYIYSYRKKRYTQPFKLEEAKDRLKESIPEWYEEMRTSLNRHDINSVVR, from the coding sequence ATGAAAATCTTAAACGCGCAAAATTCGCTCAGGCAGTACCTGGAGCAGGTCAGCGATAAGCTGATCACCATTGTCTCGGCCTCCGCCAGTGAAACCGAGTCGCTGGTCGAGACCCTGGTGGAGAACGGCAACAAGGTCGATCTGCTGGTCGGCACCATCAACTCCTTCTCGTCGCCGGAGTTCATCGATTTCTGCGTGCGCGACACCGACGCGAACGTGACCCTGCACGTGGACTTCCGCGCGCAGAACAGCGTGCACTGGAAGCTGATCCTGGTCGAACCGGACGTTGTGATCCTTGGCAGCGCCAACTTCACCGAGATTGGCCTGAGCCTGACCCGTGACACCTGCACCGTCATCCAGGATGCCGCGCTGTACGCCGACTACCAGGCACGCGTGGCTGCGATCAAGGCGATCGATGGGGTGATGCTCGGCGAGGACAACCCGGCCTTTGACGAGGCGCTGGAGGAGTACCGCCAGAGCCATCGCCGCATGCAGGCGAGCCTGGCGCGCGGTGCGCAGTACCTGGACGGCGAGAGCTGGTTGGGTGACGAGACCAACCAGAGTATCCCGCTGTTCATCTGGTACAGCGATCATTCCGATGATTCCGAGGAAAAGGCCGAGGCTTTCCTGCGGGCCAGCAGTGATGGCGTGGACTGGGACGACGTGCGCGAGTTCTTCACCTACGAATGCGCCGAGGGCGTGCTGCCCTACGAAGAGGGCGACATGGTGCTGACTGCGCGCTGCAACGGCACGCACATCGGCTTCTACACCTTCGACCGCATCCTCTACCGCAACGGCACCTACTACATCTACTCGTACCGCAAGAAGCGCTACACCCAGCCGTTCAAGCTGGAAGAGGCGAAGGACCGCCTGAAGGAATCGATTCCGGAGTGGTACGAGGAAATGCGTACCTCGCTCAACCGCCACGACATCAACAGCGTGGTGCGCTGA
- a CDS encoding ABC-F family ATPase, with protein sequence MISTANITMQFGAKPLFENVSVKFGNGNRYGLIGANGCGKSTFMKILGGELEPSGGQVMLENGVRLGKLRQDQFAYEDFTVIDTVIMGHEELWKVKAERDRIYSLPEMSEEDGMAVAELEVQFAEFDGYTAESRAGELLLGLGIPLEQHFGPMSAVAPGWKLRVLLAQALFSDPDLLLLDEPTNHLDINTIRWLENIITARNSTMIIISHDRHFLNSVCTHMADLDYGELRLFPGNYDEYMTAAEQARERLLSDNAKKKAQIAELQTFVSRFSANASKAKQATSRARQIDKIQLEEVKPSSRVSPFIRFEQHKKLHRQAVTLEKVSQGFDGTSLFKNLSMQVEAGERIAIIGPNGIGKTTLLRTLVGEMAPTAGEVKWTDSADVGYFAQDHAEDFEDDYNLFDWMAQWTQGGEQLVRGTLGRMLFSNDEIKKSVKVISGGEQGRMLFGKLILKRPNVLVMDEPTNHLDMESIESLNLALENYPGTLIFVSHDREFVSSLATRIIELSETGVTDFSGTYDDYLRSQGVIV encoded by the coding sequence TTGATCTCTACCGCTAACATCACCATGCAGTTCGGCGCCAAGCCGCTGTTCGAAAACGTTTCCGTCAAATTCGGCAACGGCAACCGCTATGGCCTGATCGGCGCCAACGGTTGCGGTAAGTCCACCTTCATGAAGATCCTCGGCGGTGAGCTGGAGCCGTCGGGCGGCCAGGTGATGCTGGAAAACGGTGTGCGCCTGGGCAAGCTGCGCCAGGATCAGTTCGCCTATGAAGACTTCACCGTGATCGACACCGTGATCATGGGCCACGAGGAGCTGTGGAAGGTCAAGGCCGAGCGCGATCGCATCTACTCCCTGCCGGAGATGAGCGAGGAAGACGGCATGGCCGTGGCCGAGCTGGAAGTCCAGTTCGCCGAGTTCGACGGCTACACCGCCGAATCCCGCGCCGGTGAGCTGCTGCTGGGCCTGGGCATTCCGCTGGAACAGCACTTCGGCCCGATGAGCGCCGTCGCTCCGGGCTGGAAGCTGCGCGTGCTGCTGGCCCAGGCGCTGTTCTCCGATCCGGATCTGCTGCTGCTCGACGAACCGACCAACCACCTGGACATCAACACCATCCGCTGGCTGGAAAACATCATCACGGCGCGTAACAGCACCATGATCATCATTTCCCACGACCGTCACTTCCTGAACAGCGTCTGCACCCACATGGCCGACCTGGACTACGGCGAGCTGCGCCTGTTCCCGGGCAACTACGACGAGTACATGACCGCGGCCGAGCAGGCCCGCGAGCGCCTGCTGTCGGACAACGCCAAGAAGAAAGCCCAGATCGCCGAGCTGCAGACCTTCGTCAGCCGCTTCTCGGCCAACGCCTCCAAGGCCAAGCAGGCCACCAGCCGTGCGCGCCAGATCGACAAGATCCAGCTGGAAGAGGTCAAGCCGTCCAGCCGCGTCAGCCCGTTCATCCGTTTCGAGCAGCACAAGAAGCTGCACCGCCAGGCGGTGACCCTGGAGAAGGTCAGCCAGGGCTTCGACGGCACCTCGCTGTTCAAGAACCTGAGCATGCAGGTGGAAGCCGGCGAACGCATCGCCATCATCGGCCCCAACGGTATCGGCAAGACCACCCTGCTGCGCACCCTGGTCGGCGAGATGGCGCCCACCGCCGGTGAAGTGAAGTGGACCGACAGCGCGGACGTGGGCTACTTCGCCCAGGACCACGCCGAGGACTTCGAGGACGACTACAACCTGTTCGACTGGATGGCCCAGTGGACCCAGGGCGGCGAGCAACTGGTGCGCGGCACCCTCGGCCGCATGCTGTTCTCCAACGACGAGATCAAGAAGTCGGTGAAGGTGATCTCCGGTGGCGAACAGGGCCGCATGCTGTTTGGCAAGCTGATCCTCAAGCGCCCCAACGTGCTGGTGATGGACGAGCCGACCAACCACCTGGACATGGAGTCCATCGAGTCGCTCAACCTGGCGCTGGAGAACTACCCGGGCACCCTGATCTTCGTCAGCCACGACCGTGAGTTCGTGTCCTCCCTGGCCACCCGCATCATCGAGCTGTCGGAAACCGGCGTGACCGATTTCAGCGGCACCTATGATGACTACCTGCGCAGCCAGGGCGTGATCGTCTGA
- a CDS encoding site-specific integrase → MIKLASITAAAMKEGLTTKDPATSIEEPGRSKELADPFNREEPERVIAHLYENLGRYSRIYAALYEFLFFTGMRPGEAFALRWDEVDEEARRAHVCRIVVDRGIEERVKTRHERDVLLNERALGALKEARRIAKLKEMSSVSEYSTSPFVFPPSKGGLWIKEPSVTIKHFHAALDVLGIRRRRQYDARHTYATMCLMAGMNPAFIAGQLGHSVQMLLSTYAKWLSSTSDWSELEKLPTRIKNGTELVQEAEVGN, encoded by the coding sequence TTGATCAAGCTCGCCAGCATCACAGCCGCCGCAATGAAAGAAGGCCTGACGACGAAGGACCCTGCGACGTCGATTGAGGAGCCTGGCCGCTCCAAAGAGCTGGCCGATCCCTTCAACCGGGAAGAGCCCGAGCGCGTCATCGCCCACCTCTACGAGAACCTTGGCAGGTACTCGCGCATCTACGCGGCGCTCTATGAGTTCCTGTTCTTCACCGGCATGCGGCCTGGCGAAGCCTTCGCTCTGCGTTGGGATGAGGTGGACGAGGAAGCCCGGCGCGCGCACGTGTGCCGAATCGTCGTCGATCGCGGCATCGAGGAGCGGGTCAAGACCAGGCACGAGCGGGACGTGCTCCTCAACGAACGGGCCCTGGGAGCGCTGAAAGAGGCCCGGCGGATCGCAAAATTGAAGGAGATGTCGTCGGTTTCTGAGTACTCCACGAGCCCATTCGTCTTTCCTCCAAGCAAGGGTGGGCTGTGGATCAAGGAGCCAAGTGTTACCATTAAGCACTTTCACGCCGCTCTTGATGTCCTTGGCATCCGCAGACGCCGGCAATACGACGCCCGACATACCTACGCAACCATGTGCCTAATGGCCGGGATGAATCCAGCATTCATCGCGGGACAGCTCGGCCATAGCGTTCAAATGTTGCTCTCGACCTACGCCAAATGGCTGAGTTCTACCTCCGATTGGAGCGAGCTCGAAAAGCTACCGACCAGAATCAAAAATGGTACGGAATTGGTACAGGAAGCAGAGGTAGGCAATTAA
- a CDS encoding FMN-dependent NADH-azoreductase, translating into MKLLHIDSSILGDNSASRQLSAELVAAWVAAEPGVQVTYRDLAADAISHLSSASLVAAGTPAEMRDAAQKHEAALGETSIEEFLAADAIVIGAPMYNFSVPSQLKVWIDRIAVAGKTFRYTESGPVGLAGGKKVIIVSTAGGIHAGQPTGVAHENYLQLVLNFLGITDIEVVRAEGLAYGDEPRRNAIAGAQASIASQFAAA; encoded by the coding sequence ATGAAACTTCTGCACATCGATTCCAGTATCCTCGGCGACAACTCCGCTTCCCGTCAGCTCAGCGCCGAACTGGTTGCCGCCTGGGTTGCCGCCGAGCCGGGCGTTCAAGTCACCTACCGTGACCTGGCCGCCGACGCCATCAGCCACCTGTCGTCCGCCAGCCTGGTCGCCGCCGGTACCCCGGCTGAAATGCGCGACGCCGCGCAGAAGCACGAAGCGGCCTTGGGTGAAACCAGCATCGAAGAATTCCTGGCCGCCGACGCCATCGTCATCGGCGCACCGATGTACAACTTCTCCGTCCCCAGCCAGCTGAAGGTCTGGATCGACCGCATCGCTGTCGCCGGCAAGACCTTCCGCTACACCGAAAGCGGTCCGGTCGGCCTGGCCGGTGGCAAGAAAGTGATCATCGTCTCCACCGCCGGCGGCATCCATGCCGGCCAGCCGACCGGTGTCGCCCACGAGAACTACCTGCAGCTGGTGCTGAATTTCCTCGGCATCACCGACATCGAAGTGGTGCGCGCCGAAGGTCTGGCCTACGGTGACGAGCCGCGCCGCAACGCCATCGCTGGCGCCCAGGCGAGCATCGCGAGCCAGTTCGCCGCTGCCTGA
- a CDS encoding undecaprenyl-diphosphate phosphatase, whose translation MDLWSAFQAFVLGVVEGLTEFLPVSSTGHQIIVADVIGFGGERAEAFNIIIQLAAILAVMWEFRRKILDIVVGLPTQARAQRFTVNLLIAFAPAVVLGVAFADKIHHYLFNPITVAVALVIGGVVILWAEGREHTVRAETVDDMTWKDALKVGCAQCLALVPGTSRSGATIIGGLLFGMSRKAATEFSFFLAMPTMVGAAVYSGYKYRHLFQHDDLPVFAVGFVTSFIFAMIAVRGLLKFIASHSYSVFAWYRIAFGLLILATWQFGLIDWSSVKP comes from the coding sequence ATGGATTTGTGGAGTGCCTTCCAGGCATTCGTTCTCGGGGTGGTCGAGGGGCTCACGGAGTTCCTGCCAGTCTCCAGCACCGGCCACCAGATCATCGTGGCGGACGTCATCGGCTTTGGCGGTGAACGCGCCGAGGCGTTCAACATCATCATCCAGCTGGCGGCCATCCTGGCGGTAATGTGGGAATTCCGCCGCAAGATCCTCGACATCGTCGTCGGCCTGCCCACCCAGGCGCGGGCCCAGCGCTTCACCGTCAACCTGCTGATCGCCTTCGCGCCGGCCGTGGTACTGGGTGTGGCCTTCGCCGACAAGATCCATCACTACCTGTTCAACCCCATTACCGTCGCCGTGGCACTGGTCATCGGTGGCGTGGTGATCCTCTGGGCCGAGGGGCGTGAGCACACTGTCCGTGCCGAGACGGTGGACGACATGACCTGGAAGGATGCCCTCAAGGTCGGCTGTGCCCAGTGCCTGGCATTGGTGCCCGGCACCTCGCGGTCGGGGGCCACCATCATCGGCGGCCTGCTGTTCGGCATGTCGCGCAAGGCCGCCACCGAGTTTTCCTTCTTCCTGGCGATGCCGACCATGGTGGGGGCGGCGGTCTACTCCGGGTACAAGTACCGTCATCTGTTCCAGCACGATGACCTGCCGGTGTTCGCCGTGGGCTTCGTGACCTCCTTCATCTTCGCCATGATCGCCGTGCGCGGCCTGCTGAAGTTCATCGCCAGCCACAGCTACTCGGTGTTCGCCTGGTACCGTATCGCGTTCGGCCTGCTGATTCTGGCGACCTGGCAGTTCGGCTTGATCGACTGGAGCAGCGTCAAACCCTGA
- a CDS encoding OprD family porin, whose amino-acid sequence MLHHRISLLALGILASTAALADDQSTAKGFVEDGHLDLFFRNGYMYRDYKHGRDDKSEWGQAATATFTSGFTQGTVGFGTDVFGMYALNLDKNGQRAGAPGIDFFKVDGDGNPASDLARAGGAVKARVSNTVIKYGDQMPALPVLSYDNSRLLPETFSGTLVTSKEIEGLELNVGRFTSEVRKSAEGHDSGGLKRIDVYGGSYKFTNNFSGALYAQDNEDVARKQYMNLNYVIPMADRESVTFDFNGYKTKLNKDWADEFNSGNRDNTIWSLAATYNIGVHTFMVAHQRNNGDTGYLYGGYQSGDYIGDGGTTIWLANSYWSDFNGEDERSWQGSYSLDFSEYGVPGLSYTVAYVYGDNIKTADTSNGKEREIFNQLKYVVPSGPAKDLSVKLRGSWLRVSNDARAYNDDGNEVRVFVEYPISIF is encoded by the coding sequence ATGCTGCACCACCGCATCAGCCTGCTCGCGCTGGGCATTCTCGCGTCCACCGCGGCCCTGGCCGACGACCAGTCCACCGCCAAGGGCTTCGTCGAGGACGGTCACCTCGACCTGTTCTTCCGCAATGGCTACATGTACCGCGACTACAAGCACGGCCGTGACGACAAGTCCGAATGGGGCCAGGCCGCCACCGCGACCTTCACCTCCGGCTTCACCCAGGGCACCGTTGGCTTCGGCACCGATGTCTTCGGCATGTACGCCCTCAACCTGGACAAGAACGGCCAGCGCGCTGGCGCTCCGGGCATCGACTTCTTCAAGGTCGACGGCGACGGCAACCCGGCCAGCGACCTCGCCCGCGCCGGCGGCGCGGTGAAAGCCCGCGTCTCCAACACCGTGATCAAGTACGGCGACCAGATGCCGGCCCTGCCGGTACTCAGCTACGACAACTCCCGCCTGCTGCCGGAAACCTTCTCCGGCACCCTGGTCACCTCCAAGGAGATCGAAGGCCTGGAGCTGAACGTCGGCCGCTTCACCTCGGAAGTCCGCAAGAGTGCGGAAGGCCATGACAGCGGCGGCCTGAAGCGCATCGACGTCTACGGCGGCAGCTACAAGTTCACCAACAACTTCAGCGGCGCCCTGTACGCCCAGGACAACGAAGACGTTGCCCGTAAGCAGTACATGAACCTGAACTATGTCATCCCGATGGCGGATCGCGAGTCGGTGACCTTCGATTTCAACGGCTACAAGACCAAGCTGAACAAGGACTGGGCCGACGAGTTCAACAGCGGCAACCGCGACAACACCATCTGGAGCCTGGCGGCGACGTACAACATTGGCGTACACACCTTCATGGTCGCCCACCAGCGCAACAACGGCGATACCGGCTACCTGTACGGCGGCTACCAGAGCGGCGACTACATCGGCGACGGCGGTACCACCATCTGGCTGGCCAACTCCTACTGGTCCGACTTCAACGGCGAGGACGAACGTTCCTGGCAAGGCAGCTACAGCCTGGACTTCTCCGAGTACGGCGTGCCCGGCCTGAGCTACACCGTGGCCTACGTCTACGGCGACAACATCAAGACCGCCGACACCAGCAACGGCAAAGAGCGCGAAATCTTCAACCAGCTGAAGTACGTGGTACCCAGCGGCCCGGCCAAGGACCTGTCGGTCAAGCTGCGCGGCTCCTGGCTGCGCGTGTCCAACGACGCCCGCGCCTACAACGACGACGGCAACGAAGTCCGCGTATTCGTCGAGTACCCGATCAGCATCTTCTGA
- a CDS encoding DUF1294 domain-containing protein, with protein MEKNGIISRWDDDKGFGFIRPQSGGEELFLHISAFRGDRRPQSGDPVCYVPGRDKQGRLRAEHARLAGLAIDQPDIRRKPGAAATRERARSGREVAFPTPPRRSIGRALLLLAVLLALPVSGAMVWLKDGYFAWFLLLYPLFSVLTFLAYWRDKRSAERDAWRTPEQSLHLLELLGGWPGALLAQQVFRHKTRKLSFQLVFWAIVLVHQLFWIDWLSGGRLLGWVGVVLGLGQGAS; from the coding sequence ATGGAAAAGAACGGCATCATCAGCCGCTGGGACGATGACAAGGGCTTCGGCTTCATCCGTCCGCAATCCGGTGGCGAAGAACTCTTCCTGCACATCTCGGCATTTCGCGGCGACCGCCGTCCGCAGAGTGGCGACCCGGTGTGCTATGTCCCGGGAAGAGACAAGCAGGGCCGGCTCCGCGCGGAGCACGCGCGACTCGCTGGCCTGGCCATCGACCAGCCGGATATCCGCCGCAAGCCGGGTGCTGCGGCGACCCGTGAGCGGGCCCGCAGCGGTCGGGAAGTCGCCTTCCCGACGCCACCTCGACGCTCCATCGGCCGGGCCCTGCTGCTGTTGGCCGTGCTGCTGGCGCTGCCGGTCAGCGGCGCGATGGTGTGGCTGAAGGACGGCTACTTCGCCTGGTTCCTGCTGCTCTATCCGCTGTTCAGCGTACTGACCTTCCTCGCCTACTGGCGGGACAAGCGCAGCGCCGAGCGGGACGCGTGGCGCACCCCCGAACAGAGCCTGCACCTGTTGGAGCTGCTCGGCGGCTGGCCGGGCGCATTGCTTGCCCAGCAGGTGTTCCGCCACAAGACCCGCAAGCTGTCGTTCCAGCTGGTGTTCTGGGCGATTGTCCTGGTGCACCAGCTGTTCTGGATCGACTGGCTCAGCGGCGGGCGCCTGCTGGGTTGGGTTGGCGTCGTGCTGGGATTGGGGCAGGGCGCCTCATAA